One Marinobacter halotolerans genomic region harbors:
- a CDS encoding PilN domain-containing protein, translated as MAKINLRPWREELRAEKQKQFVVMILGAAIIAGGLAFLWKSDMDSRIAYQESRNAYIETATKQLDEQIKEIEDLKRKRDELLARMKVIQDLQGKRPVIVRVFDELVRTLPDGLFYTELTKQNDLLSIVGMSESNSRIASLMRRFEESQWFTDPNLSNVASAENRRAGYSQFNLTVKQKTPEPEAEGEK; from the coding sequence ATGGCAAAGATTAACCTCAGGCCCTGGCGCGAAGAGCTTAGGGCGGAAAAACAGAAACAGTTCGTTGTGATGATCCTTGGCGCCGCGATTATTGCCGGCGGCCTGGCGTTCCTTTGGAAAAGCGATATGGACAGCCGCATCGCCTATCAGGAATCGCGCAACGCCTACATTGAAACTGCCACCAAGCAGCTCGATGAGCAGATCAAGGAAATTGAGGATCTCAAGCGCAAGCGGGACGAGCTCCTTGCCCGCATGAAGGTGATTCAGGATCTTCAGGGTAAGCGTCCGGTTATCGTGAGAGTTTTCGACGAGTTGGTAAGAACGCTTCCGGATGGGCTTTTCTACACGGAGCTGACCAAACAGAACGACCTGCTGAGTATTGTGGGTATGTCTGAATCGAACAGCCGTATTGCTTCATTGATGCGCCGTTTCGAAGAGTCTCAGTGGTTTACTGATCCGAATCTGTCGAACGTGGCATCAGCGGAGAATCGCAGGGCGGGATACAGTCAGTTCAATCTGACGGTTAAGCAGAAGACGCCAGAGCCGGAAGCGGAGGGTGAAAAATGA
- a CDS encoding pilus assembly protein PilM: MFGFLGKKSSAVLGLDISSSSVKLLELSKQGDRYKVESYAVEPLPANAVVEKNITDVEAVGEVLKRVASKARTGVKQAAVAVSGSAVITKLIQMDGGLNEFEMEDQITLEADQYIPYPLDEVAIDFEVQGPSETNPDQVDVLLAACRKENVDIREDALEIASLSTKVVDVEAYALERAYSLIEPQLDSQGEELVVAIVDVGATMTTLSVLAEGKTVYTREQIFGGKQLTEEIQRRYGLSLEEAGLAKKQGGLPDDYDSEVLTPFREAVVQQVARALQFFFGASQYNAVDYVVLAGGTASIQGLTEMVEEKTGTPTLVANPFADMAVGSRVNASSLSNDAPSLMIACGLAMRSFD; this comes from the coding sequence GTGTTCGGATTTCTAGGAAAAAAATCCAGTGCGGTCCTTGGGTTGGATATAAGCTCCAGCTCGGTGAAGCTCCTGGAATTATCAAAGCAGGGCGACCGCTATAAGGTCGAGAGCTATGCGGTGGAGCCGTTACCGGCCAACGCTGTCGTAGAAAAAAACATTACCGATGTCGAAGCGGTTGGCGAAGTGCTCAAACGCGTGGCCTCGAAAGCCCGCACCGGCGTCAAGCAGGCAGCCGTGGCTGTTTCGGGGTCGGCGGTGATCACCAAGCTGATCCAGATGGATGGCGGTCTCAACGAATTTGAAATGGAAGACCAGATTACTCTGGAAGCCGACCAGTACATCCCTTACCCATTGGATGAAGTGGCTATCGATTTCGAGGTTCAGGGTCCGTCCGAGACAAATCCCGATCAGGTTGATGTTCTTCTGGCTGCGTGCCGGAAGGAGAATGTCGACATCCGGGAGGACGCGCTCGAGATTGCCTCCCTCTCAACCAAAGTGGTTGACGTTGAAGCCTACGCCCTCGAACGTGCCTACTCACTGATTGAGCCGCAACTGGATTCCCAGGGTGAGGAGCTGGTTGTTGCCATTGTGGATGTGGGCGCAACCATGACTACTCTGAGTGTTCTGGCCGAGGGCAAGACAGTCTATACCCGGGAACAGATTTTCGGCGGCAAGCAACTTACCGAAGAAATCCAGCGCCGCTACGGTCTGTCGCTGGAAGAAGCCGGGCTTGCCAAAAAGCAGGGTGGCCTTCCTGACGACTACGATTCCGAAGTGTTGACTCCCTTCCGTGAGGCAGTGGTTCAGCAGGTTGCCAGGGCGCTTCAGTTCTTCTTTGGAGCAAGCCAGTACAATGCCGTGGATTACGTCGTCCTTGCCGGTGGCACCGCCTCGATTCAGGGTCTGACTGAAATGGTTGAAGAGAAGACGGGTACGCCGACACTGGTGGCGAATCCGTTTGCGGATATGGCTGTAGGATCGCGAGTGAATGCTTCCTCACTGAGTAATGACGCCCCTTCGCTGATGATTGCATGTGGCCTGGCAATGAGGAGCTTTGACTGA
- the aroK gene encoding shikimate kinase AroK, whose product MSLPKRVVLVGPMGAGKSTIGRMLAKELGYRFLDSDRIIEERCGANIPWIFDVEGEDGFRQRETAMLSELSEQPQTVLATGGGAVMREENHAHLKRDSMVIYLKTSIEQQVERTRKDKNRPLLQNDDPEGVLRRLFALRDPIYTGLADIVMYTDRKSPRLVVRQLVNRMNPKSPRHRRKVGKEGRNHA is encoded by the coding sequence ATGTCGTTGCCCAAACGAGTTGTCCTGGTTGGCCCAATGGGGGCCGGCAAAAGCACCATTGGCCGAATGCTGGCCAAGGAGCTGGGCTATCGATTTCTGGATTCCGACCGGATTATTGAAGAGCGGTGTGGTGCCAACATACCGTGGATCTTTGACGTGGAAGGCGAGGATGGCTTCCGGCAGCGGGAAACCGCAATGCTCAGTGAGCTGTCGGAGCAACCCCAGACCGTGCTTGCAACTGGTGGCGGAGCGGTCATGCGTGAGGAGAACCATGCCCATCTGAAGCGGGACTCCATGGTTATCTATCTGAAAACCTCCATCGAGCAACAGGTGGAGCGAACCCGCAAGGATAAGAATCGCCCCCTCCTTCAGAACGACGACCCGGAAGGTGTTCTGAGGCGACTGTTTGCATTGAGGGATCCCATTTATACCGGGCTCGCTGACATCGTTATGTACACGGACCGCAAAAGCCCGCGACTGGTGGTGCGTCAACTGGTAAACCGAATGAACCCGAAATCACCCCGGCACCGAAGAAAAGTTGGTAAAGAAGGCAGAAATCATGCTTGA
- the pilQ gene encoding type IV pilus secretin PilQ, with product MFRKLNVYVSMIALGLLSGLANAVTLEDVSFSSLAGDRTEVVLSFDGTPPEPTGYTIERPARIAVDLRDTKSALDSRNISLGSGNAQSMTVVETDDRTRLIFNLSELVSYRTIRDGSRLVMTIGEPAVSAAAPAMTAPSASSGGSQSGASDNALAGVDFRRGEDGEGRIIVDLGRSDVPVDLSELGGKIRLTMEDLNVPEDLRRRLDVTDFATPVNRIDTYIEDGNAVVEIQPDGNYDYIAYQSGSEFTVSVERLTEQEAEERREEKFPYTGEKLSLNFQDIEVRSVLQLIADFTGLNLVASDTVSGSITLRLQNVPWDQALDLILKTKGLDKRQIGNVLLVAPADEIAARERLELETEKQIAELAPVRLDIVQVNYAKAADIVSLIKADEELISDRGFVSSDARTNTISVRETTEKLAQIRRLVSTWDVPVRQVSIEARIVRAQTNVAEDLGVRWGGAAYDVRGDGSVVSVGGSLSGVQDARDSSAPGVGFATTFPGALAVDLGVTGQGASSFALGWGSDDYLVDLELSALESDGQAEVVSQPRVVTADRQTASIKAGEEIPYQEASSSGATSVSFKEAVLSLEVTPQITPDDKIIMDLVVNQDSRGEVTGGIPSINTNEVTTQVLVGNGETVVLGGIFQSEVATTTTKTPFLGDIPYLGRLFKRTEHIDERSELLIFITPKIIKSDLIQ from the coding sequence ATGTTTAGAAAACTCAATGTATACGTCAGCATGATTGCTCTTGGGTTGTTGTCTGGCCTGGCCAACGCGGTCACGCTGGAAGACGTGTCGTTTTCGTCGCTGGCCGGCGATCGGACCGAAGTCGTTCTGTCGTTTGACGGAACGCCGCCGGAACCGACCGGCTACACGATCGAACGACCGGCCCGGATTGCGGTGGATCTTCGGGATACGAAGAGCGCCCTTGATTCCAGAAATATTTCACTCGGTTCGGGTAATGCCCAGAGCATGACCGTGGTCGAAACCGATGACCGCACCCGACTGATTTTCAATCTTTCGGAACTGGTGTCCTACCGGACAATCAGGGATGGCAGTCGTTTGGTGATGACCATTGGTGAGCCAGCGGTTTCAGCCGCCGCTCCGGCCATGACTGCGCCTTCAGCGAGTTCCGGTGGCAGCCAGTCCGGCGCCTCCGACAATGCGCTGGCCGGCGTTGACTTCCGTCGTGGCGAAGACGGCGAGGGTCGCATCATTGTTGATCTTGGTAGGTCTGACGTTCCGGTTGATCTCTCCGAGCTCGGGGGCAAGATCCGCCTGACCATGGAAGACCTGAACGTACCGGAAGATCTGCGTCGCAGGCTCGACGTTACTGATTTTGCAACGCCCGTCAACCGTATTGACACCTATATCGAAGATGGCAACGCAGTCGTAGAGATCCAGCCCGATGGCAATTACGACTACATCGCCTACCAGTCTGGTTCTGAGTTCACCGTCAGTGTTGAACGGCTAACGGAGCAGGAAGCTGAGGAGCGCCGCGAGGAGAAATTCCCTTACACCGGCGAGAAACTGTCCCTTAATTTCCAGGACATCGAAGTTCGCTCAGTGCTCCAGCTTATTGCTGACTTTACCGGCCTGAATCTGGTGGCCAGTGACACCGTGAGCGGCAGCATCACGCTGCGCCTGCAAAACGTGCCCTGGGACCAGGCGCTGGATCTGATTCTCAAAACCAAGGGTCTGGACAAGCGTCAGATCGGTAACGTACTGCTCGTGGCGCCGGCTGATGAAATTGCGGCCCGCGAAAGACTGGAGCTCGAGACCGAGAAGCAGATCGCCGAGCTTGCGCCGGTCCGGCTGGATATTGTCCAGGTGAACTATGCCAAGGCCGCAGATATTGTCTCTCTGATCAAGGCTGATGAAGAGCTGATTTCGGATCGCGGTTTTGTGTCTTCTGATGCCCGGACCAACACCATCAGCGTTCGTGAAACCACGGAGAAGCTTGCTCAGATCCGTCGTCTGGTGTCCACTTGGGACGTTCCGGTGCGGCAGGTATCGATTGAAGCACGGATCGTCCGCGCCCAGACCAACGTGGCGGAAGATCTGGGTGTTCGTTGGGGCGGCGCAGCCTACGATGTTCGGGGTGATGGTAGTGTCGTGTCTGTGGGCGGCTCACTCTCCGGCGTTCAGGATGCTCGCGACTCTTCTGCGCCGGGCGTTGGCTTTGCAACCACCTTCCCGGGCGCACTGGCTGTAGATCTGGGTGTGACCGGTCAGGGCGCTTCGTCCTTCGCCCTTGGCTGGGGTAGTGACGATTATCTGGTTGATCTCGAGCTGTCCGCCCTTGAAAGCGACGGCCAGGCAGAAGTGGTTTCCCAGCCCAGGGTTGTTACCGCCGATCGCCAGACCGCCTCTATTAAGGCTGGTGAAGAGATTCCTTATCAGGAAGCGTCTTCCAGCGGTGCAACATCGGTATCTTTCAAGGAAGCCGTGCTTTCACTGGAAGTCACACCTCAGATCACTCCGGACGACAAGATCATCATGGATCTGGTGGTGAATCAGGATTCTCGAGGTGAAGTAACAGGCGGCATTCCGTCTATTAACACCAACGAGGTTACGACCCAGGTGCTGGTCGGTAACGGTGAAACGGTGGTACTTGGCGGCATCTTCCAGTCAGAGGTGGCGACGACCACGACCAAGACACCCTTCCTTGGTGATATTCCTTACCTCGGACGCCTTTTTAAGCGGACAGAGCACATTGACGAGCGCAGTGAATTGCTGATCTTCATCACTCCGAAGATCATCAAGAGTGACCTGATTCAATAA
- the pilO gene encoding type IV pilus inner membrane component PilO — MSLADSMKKLNEFDINDLDVNNAGIWPAPVKGIVVLIVFGLILGGGYWFFIKDQYAELKQVEQKEQELRQRYESKAYRVANLEVFKAQMQEMEETFGALVRQLPSETEVPGLLEDITNTALGSGLDLEEVKLQSEVRRDFYSELPINIRVTGSYHELATFVSSVAGLPRIVTLHDLKISPVGGGGDQLNMQVLARTYRYRDGE, encoded by the coding sequence ATGAGCCTCGCGGACTCCATGAAGAAGCTGAACGAATTCGATATCAATGATCTTGATGTCAACAACGCGGGAATATGGCCTGCGCCGGTCAAGGGCATCGTTGTTCTGATCGTCTTCGGCCTGATTCTCGGTGGCGGCTACTGGTTCTTTATCAAGGATCAGTATGCGGAACTGAAACAGGTTGAGCAGAAAGAGCAGGAGCTTCGGCAGCGTTACGAAAGCAAAGCTTATCGGGTCGCGAACCTCGAGGTTTTCAAGGCTCAGATGCAGGAAATGGAAGAGACCTTCGGGGCTCTGGTACGGCAACTGCCGAGCGAGACCGAAGTTCCCGGGCTGTTGGAGGATATTACCAACACTGCTCTGGGTAGCGGTCTCGACCTCGAGGAAGTAAAGCTCCAGAGCGAGGTTCGCCGGGACTTCTACTCCGAATTGCCGATCAACATCCGCGTCACAGGCTCTTACCACGAGCTGGCAACGTTCGTTAGCAGTGTTGCCGGGCTGCCCCGGATCGTGACACTGCACGATCTGAAAATATCGCCGGTTGGCGGTGGTGGTGATCAGTTGAATATGCAGGTTCTTGCACGGACCTATCGTTACAGGGATGGGGAGTGA
- the aroB gene encoding 3-dehydroquinate synthase, which yields MLETTKELNVELGDRSYPIIIGQALLGTMDLTPWVVGAQVMIVTNETVAPLYLESAKACFPGKQVDTLILPDGEQYKDWQTLNLIFDGLLEKRHSRKTTLVALGGGVVGDMTGFAAASYQRGVAFVQIPTTLLSQVDSSVGGKTGINHPLGKNMIGAFHQPEMVLIDTESLKSLPAREVSAGLAEVIKYGLIRAPEFLAWLERNVSALLDLEQEALAEAIYRSCACKAEVVALDEREGGLRAILNLGHTFGHAIETFAGYGKVLHGEAVGTGMMMAADLSARQGWITDQDRDRAIRLIESARLPNRAPAGMTPDDFLRLMAVDKKNVDGTLRLVALRALGDAVVTGEINSQHLSSTLTTYCLN from the coding sequence ATGCTTGAGACAACCAAAGAGCTGAATGTTGAGCTGGGGGATCGAAGTTACCCGATCATTATCGGCCAGGCATTATTGGGAACCATGGACCTGACACCCTGGGTTGTAGGCGCCCAGGTTATGATTGTGACCAACGAAACAGTGGCGCCCCTGTATCTCGAATCCGCCAAAGCCTGTTTTCCAGGCAAACAGGTGGATACCTTGATTCTGCCGGATGGTGAGCAGTACAAAGACTGGCAGACCCTGAACCTGATTTTTGATGGCCTGTTGGAGAAGCGTCATTCCCGTAAAACTACCCTGGTGGCGCTGGGTGGCGGTGTCGTCGGGGATATGACCGGATTTGCAGCAGCCTCTTACCAGCGCGGGGTGGCTTTTGTGCAGATCCCGACCACGCTGCTGTCTCAGGTGGACTCATCCGTTGGGGGCAAGACCGGCATTAACCATCCGCTGGGTAAGAACATGATCGGTGCGTTCCATCAGCCGGAAATGGTACTGATTGATACGGAAAGCCTGAAATCCCTGCCAGCGCGCGAAGTTTCCGCGGGCCTGGCCGAGGTGATCAAATACGGCCTGATCCGGGCGCCGGAATTTCTGGCCTGGCTCGAGCGCAACGTCTCCGCATTGCTGGATCTAGAGCAGGAGGCGCTGGCTGAGGCCATCTACCGATCCTGTGCCTGCAAAGCAGAGGTTGTGGCCCTTGACGAGAGAGAAGGGGGGCTGCGGGCGATCCTGAACCTGGGTCATACCTTTGGCCACGCCATTGAAACATTCGCCGGCTACGGCAAGGTGCTGCACGGCGAGGCAGTTGGCACCGGGATGATGATGGCGGCGGACCTTTCCGCAAGGCAGGGCTGGATTACAGATCAGGATCGGGACCGTGCCATTCGTCTGATTGAAAGCGCCAGGCTGCCGAACCGTGCGCCGGCGGGCATGACGCCTGACGATTTTCTCAGGTTGATGGCCGTGGATAAAAAAAATGTCGACGGCACTCTGAGGCTTGTAGCTCTGCGCGCACTGGGTGATGCAGTGGTTACCGGTGAAATAAACTCGCAGCATCTCAGCAGCACGCTGACCACCTATTGTCTGAATTGA
- a CDS encoding penicillin-binding protein 1A — protein MRTSRLLAWFFVVGLSSATILTSAFYLYLRPGLPAVDQLLDIKLQTPLRVYSADDRLIAEFGEKRRAPVTIEQIPTIQLHAFLAAEDARFYEHFGVDIKGLMRAAIELISTGEIQSGGSTITMQVAKNYFLSRDRTFIRKFNEILLALQIERELDKKRILELYLNKIYLGNRAYGIQAAAQVYYDKPVAELSLPQMAMLAGLPKAPSAYNPLANPQRALVRRNWILSRMRDLGYITPNGYELASEAPITASYHAPSNEVDADHIAEMARKEMVERFGDAAYTEGYTVTLTVNSEKQQAATEALRAGLEAYDRRHGFRGPIGQVSGDALEPDNLPGLMAGYPEIADLIPAVVTGVRDDAMVADVYARALGKAVIPFETMTWARRYKTEDLTGPEPEKPSEVLAVGDIVYVEPIEPETPEAEMAQTPVSDSETVTRPKLALAQEPKAQGALISLEADTGAVEALVGGYSFGRTKYNRAVQAQRQPGSNFKPFLYLSALERGRTPATIYNDAPIVFDDSELETAWRPQNSSGQFYGPTRLRKALYQSRNLVSVRLLRDLGIEPTVEYLKQLKIPTDDMQKDLSLSLGSGLLTPMEVARGFAVIANGGYDVTPFFIQRISDVSGEAIYKAPKVILCETECDQKEAEAETEESGADVRIARRLADERAVYILHSMLRDVIERGTGRRALALDRKDVSGKTGTTNEQRDTWFSGFNHKIATTVWVGFDQPAPLGRGEYGASTALPIWIDYMEVALKGEPPAFMPRPNGIVNVRIDPETGKRARPGQEGAIFEIFREEEAPPPLDPEENSADTNENGGSNDFSRQIF, from the coding sequence TTGCGCACATCTCGCCTCCTCGCCTGGTTTTTTGTCGTCGGTCTCAGTTCGGCCACCATTCTGACCAGTGCCTTTTACCTTTACCTTCGACCCGGGCTTCCAGCGGTGGATCAACTTCTGGACATCAAGCTGCAGACGCCTCTGCGGGTCTACAGCGCTGACGACAGATTAATAGCAGAATTCGGTGAAAAGAGAAGGGCACCAGTCACAATCGAACAGATCCCTACAATTCAGTTACATGCCTTTCTGGCCGCGGAAGACGCCCGTTTTTACGAGCACTTCGGGGTCGACATCAAAGGCCTGATGCGGGCTGCAATCGAACTGATCTCTACCGGCGAAATCCAATCCGGCGGTAGCACCATCACAATGCAGGTTGCAAAAAATTACTTTTTGTCACGCGACAGGACCTTTATTCGCAAGTTCAATGAGATACTACTTGCTCTTCAGATTGAACGTGAACTGGATAAAAAACGGATTCTCGAGCTCTATCTGAACAAGATTTATCTCGGCAATCGCGCCTATGGAATTCAGGCCGCTGCCCAGGTTTATTACGATAAACCGGTGGCGGAATTGTCCCTGCCACAAATGGCCATGCTCGCCGGCCTGCCCAAGGCACCCTCTGCTTATAATCCACTGGCAAACCCCCAGCGGGCGCTTGTCCGTCGCAACTGGATTCTCAGCCGCATGCGTGATCTGGGCTACATTACTCCGAATGGCTATGAACTGGCTTCTGAAGCCCCGATTACCGCCAGTTACCACGCACCTTCCAATGAAGTGGATGCGGATCACATTGCCGAAATGGCTCGCAAGGAGATGGTCGAGCGCTTTGGAGATGCAGCCTATACCGAGGGCTATACCGTCACCCTGACCGTCAATAGCGAAAAGCAGCAGGCGGCGACAGAGGCCTTGCGGGCAGGACTGGAAGCTTACGACCGCCGCCACGGTTTTCGCGGCCCAATCGGGCAGGTATCTGGCGATGCGCTGGAACCAGACAACCTCCCGGGACTGATGGCCGGCTATCCGGAGATCGCTGATCTGATACCCGCCGTGGTCACCGGAGTTCGTGATGACGCGATGGTTGCGGACGTTTACGCACGCGCGCTGGGTAAAGCAGTCATCCCATTTGAAACCATGACCTGGGCGCGCCGGTACAAGACCGAGGACCTGACAGGCCCCGAGCCAGAGAAACCATCCGAGGTGCTCGCGGTCGGCGACATTGTCTATGTCGAACCCATAGAGCCCGAGACCCCCGAGGCTGAGATGGCACAGACGCCGGTTTCAGATTCCGAAACGGTTACCCGACCGAAACTGGCACTTGCCCAGGAACCCAAAGCCCAGGGCGCGTTAATATCACTTGAAGCAGACACCGGTGCTGTTGAAGCCCTTGTGGGCGGCTACAGTTTCGGACGCACGAAATATAACCGGGCGGTTCAGGCCCAACGTCAGCCCGGCTCGAATTTCAAACCGTTTCTGTACCTTAGCGCTCTCGAGAGAGGGCGCACGCCAGCAACCATCTACAACGACGCCCCTATTGTCTTTGATGATTCCGAGCTGGAAACCGCCTGGCGCCCCCAGAACTCCTCCGGACAGTTCTACGGGCCGACCCGACTGCGCAAAGCGCTCTACCAGTCACGAAACCTGGTGTCCGTTCGCCTGCTTCGCGACCTCGGCATCGAGCCCACGGTCGAATACCTGAAGCAACTCAAGATACCCACGGACGACATGCAGAAAGACCTCTCGCTGTCATTGGGCAGTGGATTGCTGACACCAATGGAAGTGGCACGGGGCTTTGCGGTCATTGCGAACGGCGGCTATGACGTCACGCCATTCTTCATTCAGCGCATCTCTGACGTCAGTGGTGAAGCAATCTACAAGGCACCCAAGGTCATCCTGTGCGAGACGGAATGTGACCAGAAAGAGGCAGAGGCAGAGACAGAAGAGAGTGGAGCTGACGTAAGGATCGCCAGAAGGCTGGCCGATGAGCGTGCGGTGTACATCCTTCATTCCATGCTACGGGATGTCATTGAACGGGGAACCGGGCGCCGAGCTCTGGCATTGGACCGTAAAGATGTCAGCGGCAAAACCGGAACAACCAACGAACAACGGGATACCTGGTTCAGCGGATTCAACCACAAGATTGCAACCACCGTCTGGGTCGGCTTTGACCAGCCCGCCCCGCTGGGTCGTGGTGAATACGGCGCCAGCACGGCACTTCCGATCTGGATCGACTACATGGAGGTTGCACTGAAGGGCGAGCCCCCTGCCTTCATGCCGCGCCCGAACGGCATTGTAAACGTTCGCATTGATCCGGAAACCGGCAAACGTGCCCGACCCGGACAGGAAGGAGCCATTTTCGAAATCTTCCGGGAGGAAGAGGCGCCGCCGCCCCTTGATCCGGAGGAAAATTCCGCCGACACAAATGAGAACGGCGGGAGCAATGATTTTTCCAGGCAGATTTTCTAA
- a CDS encoding pilus assembly protein PilP: MSLKHAVKACFGIGLVTLLTACSQSSGFSDLDQFMAETRAKPRGFVEPLPEFKSYEAFTYSAADRRAPFEPPVDVQLTMIDQQPASTIEPDLDRPREVLENFSLSELTMVGTLSGSSDNLFALIRDNTGGIHRVTTGNYMGQNYGRIIGVNETRVELIEIVPNGSGGWVERPRSLTLNGEAEG; the protein is encoded by the coding sequence ATGAGTTTGAAGCATGCAGTTAAAGCCTGTTTCGGGATTGGTCTTGTGACTCTGCTGACGGCGTGTTCCCAGAGCAGTGGATTTTCTGATCTGGATCAGTTTATGGCCGAGACGCGGGCGAAGCCCCGGGGGTTCGTTGAACCGCTGCCGGAGTTCAAGTCCTACGAAGCATTTACCTACTCAGCGGCGGATCGCCGGGCACCGTTTGAACCGCCCGTCGACGTTCAGTTGACCATGATTGATCAGCAACCAGCCAGCACGATTGAGCCGGATCTGGATCGCCCGAGAGAAGTTCTTGAGAATTTCTCGCTGAGTGAACTGACCATGGTCGGCACTCTAAGTGGCTCCTCCGACAATCTGTTTGCGTTGATCAGAGATAACACCGGCGGTATTCACCGGGTGACAACCGGTAATTACATGGGCCAGAACTACGGTCGTATTATCGGTGTGAACGAAACCCGGGTCGAGTTAATCGAGATCGTTCCCAATGGCAGCGGCGGATGGGTTGAGCGTCCTCGCTCGCTTACGCTGAACGGCGAAGCAGAAGGCTAA
- a CDS encoding AAA family ATPase, translating into MSATDDELNIPAGESLVPELQARFGLSENPLAMEVPFFPDASRHHALETLRHLCGFGDLALVLTGGEGVGKSRLLAELVRSESSRLDFHAIGAESLVSAQALANGLIGLAYRGLESSEGARDAIYGFFRWSETRARKGRRMVLLIDDAQRVPPDVLRLLLAAYQASDRASAAALVFSGSDELLNLLGLTEDSSGVYQIHLRPLSSEEIAAYLEPRIHKAGGDVKALLSPARLEDLSRLSRGSFTRLRRVAPAVWLGRLPVQKDNAPRFRWTLNARWPALALILLAASWWLVSEQYDASVARENIEPLPEPVRKSVTIGPGNPAIETPEAPETVMPEPEPEPEPEPEPEPEPEPEPEPESEPEPEPESEPEPEPEPEPEPSFAPQKPAAFLPVEEVRAWNGWTIQVIAGNQEQTVVNVIEQHESVLSIRYTVTQRQGKDWFVGFFGNFATKAAARDAISQLPRALRGRSPWIRKLSGF; encoded by the coding sequence ATGAGCGCAACGGACGATGAGCTGAATATTCCGGCGGGAGAGAGTCTGGTTCCGGAGCTACAGGCCAGGTTCGGCCTGAGCGAGAACCCTCTGGCGATGGAAGTGCCGTTTTTCCCTGACGCTTCGCGCCATCACGCGCTGGAAACCCTTCGACATCTTTGTGGTTTTGGTGATCTTGCCCTGGTGCTGACCGGTGGTGAAGGTGTTGGCAAAAGCCGCCTGCTCGCCGAGCTTGTACGCAGTGAATCGTCCCGACTTGATTTCCATGCGATTGGCGCCGAATCCCTGGTCAGTGCCCAGGCGCTGGCCAATGGGTTGATTGGATTGGCCTATCGTGGGCTGGAATCGTCCGAAGGTGCCAGGGATGCCATCTATGGTTTCTTCCGCTGGTCTGAGACGCGAGCCAGAAAAGGGCGGCGGATGGTGCTGCTGATCGATGACGCCCAGCGTGTCCCCCCCGACGTGCTGCGGCTTTTGCTCGCTGCCTACCAGGCATCCGATCGGGCGTCGGCGGCTGCTCTTGTGTTCAGTGGCAGCGACGAGCTGTTGAACCTGCTGGGGCTGACGGAAGATAGCTCAGGAGTTTATCAGATTCACCTGCGCCCACTCTCCAGCGAGGAGATTGCTGCTTACCTGGAACCTCGGATTCACAAGGCCGGCGGTGACGTCAAAGCGCTGTTATCACCCGCCAGGTTGGAAGATCTGTCCCGGTTGAGTCGCGGCAGTTTCACCAGGCTCCGGCGCGTTGCCCCGGCCGTCTGGCTGGGTAGGCTGCCGGTCCAGAAGGATAATGCCCCGCGCTTCCGTTGGACCCTGAATGCGCGCTGGCCAGCCCTCGCGCTCATATTGCTGGCAGCGTCATGGTGGCTTGTGTCAGAGCAGTACGATGCGTCGGTGGCGAGGGAGAACATCGAGCCGCTGCCCGAGCCGGTCCGCAAAAGCGTGACTATCGGGCCTGGTAATCCAGCCATTGAAACCCCTGAGGCGCCCGAAACCGTGATGCCTGAACCTGAGCCCGAGCCTGAGCCTGAGCCTGAGCCTGAACCCGAGCCTGAACCTGAGCCTGAACCTGAGTCTGAACCTGAGCCTGAACCTGAGTCTGAACCTGAGCCCGAGCCTGAACCTGAGCCTGAGCCTTCATTTGCTCCCCAGAAGCCGGCTGCGTTCCTGCCGGTGGAGGAGGTGCGCGCATGGAACGGCTGGACTATTCAGGTGATTGCCGGCAATCAGGAGCAAACCGTGGTCAATGTTATCGAGCAGCACGAATCTGTGCTCAGTATTCGCTATACTGTCACCCAGCGTCAGGGAAAAGACTGGTTTGTCGGGTTTTTCGGCAATTTCGCAACCAAAGCAGCGGCAAGAGACGCTATAAGTCAGTTGCCAAGGGCGCTAAGAGGCCGGTCTCCGTGGATCAGAAAATTGAGTGGGTTTTGA